A genomic stretch from Pelotomaculum schinkii includes:
- a CDS encoding prepilin-type N-terminal cleavage/methylation domain-containing protein, whose product MIKQLKKLLQNQKGFTLVELIVVVVILAILAAVMIPKLLPYTQQARVSRAEGDMGTMRSVIEAYCVSNGQGHYPTTGSPTDGGTGAPTNPTSVTQLGPGADIAMVMQTGGVQWTNDSGGITDPWGDAYVYTPFTDAAGNVIGYSMVSAGPDKTAGGTDDIFVSSNYSPQQGSTPANIADGTAGTTEKSNQ is encoded by the coding sequence ATGATCAAACAATTAAAAAAACTTTTGCAAAATCAAAAAGGCTTCACCCTGGTTGAGCTGATTGTAGTGGTGGTTATTCTGGCCATCTTGGCTGCAGTCATGATACCAAAGCTCCTGCCATATACGCAGCAGGCCAGGGTGAGTCGGGCGGAAGGGGACATGGGTACAATGCGCTCCGTCATCGAAGCATATTGCGTGTCGAACGGCCAGGGACACTACCCGACCACGGGCAGCCCAACCGATGGCGGCACCGGCGCACCGACGAACCCCACATCCGTAACCCAGCTCGGTCCCGGCGCGGACATTGCGATGGTGATGCAGACCGGCGGCGTGCAGTGGACAAACGATTCCGGCGGCATAACCGACCCGTGGGGCGATGCCTACGTCTACACACCCTTTACGGATGCTGCCGGCAACGTTATCGGCTACAGCATGGTTTCGGCCGGCCCGGACAAAACAGCTGGTGGTACGGATGATATTTTCGTATCCAGCAACTATTCCCCACAGCAGGGTAGTACTCCGGCAAATATTGCCGACGGCACGGCCGGCACAACGGAAAAGTCCAACCAGTAA
- a CDS encoding type II secretion system F family protein, whose translation MKPKRKVLLLLYTVTGYIDSETRDITVQAYNETEAVNQVKRKFGEDRIMILRVNPASSPALTFLQFKQKVNSRELEFFCRQMHALIAAGVTMLESLNAIADQTDKKFFKSALLDIADNIRDGLSLSGAFQKHSNIFPPVFCSMVAAAEETGALDDAMNDLAEHFAGEARFWGRMRQATAYPAIVTGLSMLEVLVLFTFVVPKFADFLTSENVPLPASTRLLLFLSARFNLILPAAIACFFIFALIFKKMWQDEKFRYYMEQVFVRIPVIGRLMTRAAAARVCRTLSLMIRVGVPVTSALAVTARVSGFTSFKREIQMAQEGVREGQRLCDALKKSRWLPSISLKMIAVGENSGRLDKMLNHAAALFEVEMEMMMQKIPTIAEASLIIVVGGIVLFILIAVYTPIFSIYQAIH comes from the coding sequence TTGAAACCCAAAAGGAAGGTGTTGCTATTGCTTTATACCGTAACCGGATACATCGACTCTGAGACGAGGGATATCACCGTACAGGCGTACAACGAAACTGAAGCCGTCAACCAGGTTAAACGGAAATTTGGTGAAGACCGGATCATGATCCTGCGGGTTAATCCTGCGTCCAGTCCCGCATTAACGTTTTTACAGTTTAAGCAGAAAGTCAACAGCCGGGAACTGGAATTTTTCTGCCGTCAAATGCATGCGCTCATAGCGGCCGGGGTAACCATGCTGGAATCGCTAAACGCCATAGCTGACCAAACGGACAAGAAGTTTTTCAAAAGCGCTCTTCTCGATATAGCTGACAATATTCGTGACGGCCTATCGCTGTCCGGCGCGTTTCAAAAGCATTCCAACATCTTCCCGCCGGTTTTCTGCAGTATGGTGGCGGCTGCCGAAGAGACGGGCGCTTTGGATGATGCGATGAACGACTTGGCCGAACACTTTGCCGGGGAAGCACGGTTCTGGGGGCGCATGCGCCAGGCGACGGCGTACCCGGCGATTGTCACCGGGCTGTCAATGCTGGAAGTGCTGGTGCTGTTCACCTTCGTTGTACCCAAATTCGCCGACTTCTTAACCAGTGAAAACGTTCCCCTTCCCGCCAGCACTCGGTTGCTGCTTTTTCTGTCGGCGAGGTTCAACCTCATCCTGCCGGCGGCGATCGCTTGTTTCTTTATTTTCGCATTAATCTTTAAAAAAATGTGGCAGGACGAAAAGTTCAGGTACTATATGGAACAGGTTTTCGTGCGTATACCGGTAATTGGCCGTCTAATGACCAGGGCGGCGGCGGCTCGCGTTTGCCGTACTCTGAGTCTGATGATCCGCGTTGGCGTCCCGGTAACAAGTGCGCTTGCCGTCACCGCCAGAGTATCGGGTTTCACATCTTTCAAAAGAGAAATCCAGATGGCCCAGGAGGGTGTCAGAGAAGGCCAGCGTCTCTGTGACGCGTTGAAAAAGTCCAGGTGGCTTCCATCGATAAGCCTGAAGATGATTGCGGTGGGTGAGAACTCCGGCCGGCTGGACAAAATGCTCAACCACGCCGCCGCTCTGTTTGAGGTGGAAATGGAAATGATGATGCAGAAGATACCAACCATTGCCGAAGCCTCCTTGATCATTGTCGTCGGGGGGATAGTTCTGTTCATTCTGATCGCCGTGTACACTCCGATATTTTCTATTTACCAGGCTATTCACTGA